One genomic segment of Deltaproteobacteria bacterium includes these proteins:
- a CDS encoding HNH endonuclease yields the protein MSFRFQRALRAFVLPSLILALISTTALTESAATTVQKRSDEQINVGFTAFPFTPDETKTNGSVCSTRDRDFAEYRYPEKIPYCKRAVSSSDKDKIYRDYGVSKTCRREYTIDHFIPLSIGGTNRIDNLWPEPKVVKQLRKDLEIELFKALSNGQITQEEAIQTIRDAKFNPPIANPSDYEFCI from the coding sequence ATGTCGTTTCGCTTCCAACGTGCGCTGCGCGCGTTTGTTTTGCCAAGCTTAATTTTAGCGCTGATCTCGACCACGGCTTTGACAGAATCTGCCGCAACGACCGTTCAAAAACGGTCGGACGAACAAATCAATGTCGGTTTCACAGCTTTTCCATTTACTCCGGACGAAACTAAAACCAACGGTTCAGTTTGCTCTACACGCGACCGCGATTTCGCCGAGTATCGTTATCCTGAAAAAATCCCGTATTGCAAACGGGCTGTCAGCTCGAGCGACAAAGACAAGATCTATCGCGATTACGGAGTTTCGAAAACCTGTCGCAGAGAATACACAATCGATCATTTTATTCCGCTTTCAATCGGCGGAACCAATCGCATCGACAATTTGTGGCCAGAACCAAAAGTAGTTAAGCAGCTGCGAAAAGATCTAGAAATCGAACTTTTCAAAGCGCTCAGCAACGGGCAAATTACGCAGGAAGAAGCGATCCAAACTATTAGGGACGCGAAATTCAATC